Genomic segment of Anaerolineae bacterium:
CAGAGCTGGACCCGAAATCGCCAAAGCTCGCGGAACGCGCGAGCGATGACATCCCACCGCGCCCCGGTGGGAGAGCCAGCCCGCCGGGGCCGATGACTCACCGGCACCTCGACGATCCGATAGCCCGCTCGCTTCGCCCGCACCAACCACTCCGCGCTAAACGTAGCCCCGCGCGATCGAATGGCCGGTCCCACGGCCTCAAATACCCCGCGCCGGAACAGCTTGAAGGCGCAATCAATATCGCGAGCCGTATACCCGAACAGCAACGTCACCAGCGCGCTCCAACCCCACCCGAACAGCACCCGCAGAAAAGGATCACGTCGCGGCGCCCGATATCCGACCACCAAATCAGCCTCGGCTAGATAGGGCAACAGGCGGTCAATCTCCTCCAACACGAACTGACGATCTGAATCGGTAAAGAAGATGACCTCCTTGGTCGCGTGGCTGAGCGCCGTGTACACCGCCGCCCCATACCCTTGATTGCGCTCATGGTGAATCGGCCTGAGCTCCGGGTACACCTTTGCCAGTTCCTCCAAAATCTCCCCTGTCCGATCGCGGCTCCCATCATTGGTCACGACGATCTCGAAGTCCTGGAAGCGAGC
This window contains:
- a CDS encoding glycosyltransferase family 2 protein — translated: MTFAPGREPLVRSVSVCMPAYNEEANLPDMIADVVAVMRARFQDFEIVVTNDGSRDRTGEILEELAKVYPELRPIHHERNQGYGAAVYTALSHATKEVIFFTDSDRQFVLEEIDRLLPYLAEADLVVGYRAPRRDPFLRVLFGWGWSALVTLLFGYTARDIDCAFKLFRRGVFEAVGPAIRSRGATFSAEWLVRAKRAGYRIVEVPVSHRPRRAGSPTGARWDVIARAFRELWRFRVQLWREDRVSSR